The following are encoded together in the Pseudomonas maumuensis genome:
- a CDS encoding alginate O-acetyltransferase, translating into MTPHLMKLLGLSAALLAISQGVRAEDVKAPTFSAEPCCQLCPEAHDASRYTTRYQQNFTTLVQAQGDWLFRTREDLRTEFDTTPGGYKRLQQVHDAFKKRGVELVVVYQPTRGLVNRNMLNPEEKAAFDYQKALRNYQAMLQRFSKMGYNVPDLSPLTNEQLAAADQGKDFYFRGDQHWTPYGAERAAKIVADTVHKMPAFEGIPRKEFETKKSGRMGKTGTLHNVAGQLCGTSYAVQYMDQFATEPKGAAGGDDLFGDSGNAQITLVGTSHSGKNYNFSGFLEQYIGADVLNVAFPGGGLEGSMIQYLGSEEFQNNPPKILVWEFSPLYRLDQETIWRQILGLLDDGCDDRPAQMSASATLKPGKNELMVNGKNGVIKDLVNRNHQLDIKFEDSSVKVLQATLWYLNGRHEDIKIEKPETSDTDGRFVFQMREDEDWAGQNLLALEVQGPESGTQKVEAKLCKRNNFASPAQHTAQAGQ; encoded by the coding sequence ATGACTCCACACCTGATGAAACTGCTGGGCCTGTCCGCCGCCCTCCTGGCCATCAGCCAGGGCGTGCGCGCCGAAGACGTCAAGGCACCGACCTTCAGCGCCGAACCGTGCTGCCAGCTGTGCCCCGAGGCCCACGACGCCAGCCGCTACACCACGCGCTACCAGCAGAACTTCACCACCCTGGTGCAAGCCCAGGGCGACTGGCTGTTCCGTACCCGAGAGGACCTGCGCACCGAGTTCGACACCACCCCGGGCGGCTACAAGCGCCTGCAGCAGGTGCACGACGCGTTCAAGAAGCGTGGCGTCGAGCTGGTGGTGGTCTATCAGCCGACCCGTGGCCTGGTTAACCGCAACATGCTCAACCCCGAAGAGAAGGCCGCCTTCGACTACCAGAAGGCCCTGCGCAACTACCAGGCCATGCTCCAGCGCTTCAGCAAAATGGGCTACAACGTGCCCGACCTGTCGCCGCTGACCAACGAGCAACTGGCCGCCGCCGACCAGGGCAAGGACTTCTACTTCCGCGGCGACCAGCACTGGACGCCCTATGGCGCCGAACGCGCGGCAAAGATCGTCGCCGACACCGTGCACAAGATGCCGGCCTTCGAAGGCATCCCGCGCAAGGAATTCGAGACCAAAAAGTCCGGCCGCATGGGCAAGACCGGCACCCTGCACAACGTCGCCGGCCAGCTGTGCGGCACCAGCTATGCGGTGCAGTACATGGATCAGTTCGCCACCGAACCGAAGGGCGCCGCCGGCGGCGACGACCTGTTCGGCGATTCGGGCAACGCGCAGATCACCCTGGTGGGCACCAGCCACAGCGGCAAGAACTACAACTTCTCGGGCTTCCTCGAACAGTACATCGGGGCCGATGTGCTCAATGTCGCTTTCCCCGGCGGCGGCCTGGAAGGCTCGATGATCCAGTACCTGGGCAGCGAGGAGTTCCAGAACAACCCGCCGAAGATCCTGGTGTGGGAGTTCTCGCCGCTGTACCGCCTCGACCAGGAAACCATCTGGCGGCAGATCCTCGGCCTGCTCGACGACGGCTGCGACGACCGCCCGGCCCAGATGAGCGCCAGCGCCACCCTCAAGCCCGGCAAGAACGAGCTGATGGTCAACGGCAAGAACGGCGTGATCAAGGACCTGGTCAACCGCAACCACCAGCTCGACATCAAGTTCGAGGACAGCTCGGTGAAGGTGCTGCAGGCCACTCTGTGGTACCTCAACGGCCGCCACGAGGACATCAAGATCGAGAAGCCCGAGACCTCCGACACCGACGGGCGCTTCGTCTTCCAGATGCGCGAGGACGAAGACTGGGCAGGCCAGAACCTGCTCGCCCTGGAGGTACAAGGGCCAGAAAGCGGTACGCAGAAAGTCGAAGCCAAACTCTGCAAACGCAACAACTTCGCCAGCCCCGCGCAGCACACCGCGCAAGCTGGCCAGTGA
- the algG gene encoding mannuronan 5-epimerase AlgG: protein MNLHPNLRHSLLASALLLAGGLAQAAEPEMAKGLQQAKTYTISSAPIEPLKMDPPKLPDLSGYTAQAVQQKIDRQHKGKVSVRRMLQEDTLKEFIGGDNKGAEWVRRQHGIPQAIFVDDGHVDLVELSKKVPSQYLRETAPGVYLARLPIVVGRKGVLEIDGKVKELRLSEEGGSFIVNDGKLFVSDTRVTGWREQANGPATFRKPDEFRPFLLSWGGTETYIVNSKMASFGYAKSKSYGVSISQYTPNMAKQMGRPEPTGWIIGSEFSDMWYGFYCYETSDFVIKDSTYRDNIVYGIDPHDRSHRLIIAGNTVYGTKKKHGIIVSREVNDSWIINNKSYDNKLSGVVIDRNSVNNLIAYNEIYRNHTDGITLYESGDNLIWGNKLINNRRHGIRVRNSVNIRLYENVAMANGLVGVYGHIKDLSDTDRDIALDPFDTKVSLIVVGGELAANGSGPLSIDSPLSVELYKVSMLMPRKANGISFNGVLGERQDEILDLLVRQQKAVLIDPVERQTEMID from the coding sequence ATGAACCTGCACCCGAACCTTCGCCACAGCCTGCTCGCCAGCGCCCTGCTGCTGGCCGGCGGCCTTGCCCAGGCCGCCGAGCCGGAAATGGCCAAAGGGCTGCAACAGGCCAAGACCTACACCATCTCCAGCGCGCCGATCGAGCCGCTGAAGATGGACCCGCCCAAGCTGCCCGACCTGTCCGGCTACACCGCCCAGGCCGTACAGCAAAAGATCGACCGCCAGCACAAGGGCAAGGTCAGCGTGCGCCGCATGCTCCAGGAGGACACCCTCAAAGAGTTCATCGGCGGCGACAACAAGGGCGCCGAATGGGTACGCCGCCAGCACGGCATCCCCCAGGCGATCTTCGTCGATGACGGCCACGTCGACTTGGTGGAGCTGAGCAAGAAAGTCCCCAGCCAGTACCTGCGTGAAACCGCGCCGGGCGTGTACCTGGCGCGCCTGCCGATCGTGGTCGGGCGCAAGGGGGTGCTGGAGATCGACGGCAAGGTCAAGGAACTGCGCCTGTCCGAGGAAGGCGGTTCGTTCATCGTCAACGACGGCAAGCTGTTCGTCAGCGACACCCGGGTCACCGGTTGGCGCGAGCAGGCCAACGGCCCGGCGACCTTCCGCAAGCCCGACGAATTCCGCCCGTTCCTGCTCAGCTGGGGCGGCACCGAGACCTATATCGTCAACAGCAAGATGGCCAGCTTCGGCTACGCCAAATCCAAGTCCTATGGCGTGAGCATCTCGCAGTACACGCCGAACATGGCCAAGCAGATGGGCCGCCCGGAACCCACCGGCTGGATCATCGGCTCCGAGTTCAGCGACATGTGGTACGGCTTCTACTGCTACGAGACCAGCGACTTCGTGATCAAGGACAGCACCTACCGCGACAACATCGTCTACGGCATCGACCCCCACGACCGTTCGCACCGCCTGATCATCGCCGGCAACACCGTATACGGCACCAAGAAGAAGCACGGGATCATCGTCTCGCGCGAGGTCAACGACAGCTGGATCATCAACAACAAGAGCTACGACAACAAGCTCTCGGGCGTGGTGATCGACCGTAACAGCGTCAACAACCTGATCGCCTACAACGAGATCTACCGCAACCACACCGACGGCATCACCTTGTACGAGAGCGGCGACAACCTGATCTGGGGCAACAAGCTGATCAACAACCGCCGCCACGGCATCCGCGTGCGCAACAGCGTGAACATCCGCCTGTACGAGAACGTCGCCATGGCCAACGGCCTGGTGGGCGTGTACGGCCATATCAAGGACCTGTCCGACACCGACCGCGACATCGCCCTCGACCCGTTCGATACCAAGGTGTCGCTGATCGTGGTCGGCGGCGAGCTGGCGGCCAACGGCTCGGGCCCGCTGTCGATCGATTCGCCGCTGTCGGTGGAGCTGTACAAGGTGTCGATGCTGATGCCGCGCAAGGCCAACGGCATCAGCTTCAACGGCGTGCTCGGCGAGCGCCAGGACGAAATCCTCGACCTGCTGGTGCGCCAGCAGAAGGCCGTGCTGATCGACCCGGTCGAACGCCAGACCGAAATGATCGACTAA
- a CDS encoding alginate export family protein, whose amino-acid sequence MTLNPFVKAGIGLSFALLWSMPTLAAETAQKNFGLDVKITGQSEDDRDLGTRSGGDVNGLGLDLRPWVYGERGNWSAFAMGQAVAATDIIETDTLRQNDDGTTSDNGDDSRKPDKSYLAMREFWIGYSGLTPYPGEQLRFGRQRLRSDDGMWRDTNIEALNWTFDTTLLKADLGVAQRFSEYRTDLTELAPEDKDRSHVYGNVATQWTPGHWVGLRAHHSHDGGSLKSPGETVDALDKTRTGDLTWLGLEANSDAYNWRNDHTVNYWGSVTWLTGDRDTLSSQAVGNDQVATGKQSGDVNAWATDLGIRLRLDPQWQVGAAYARGSGGGGSDGSNNFEQTGLESNRSNFTGTRSRVHRFGEAFRGELGNLQAATLFASWQLRDDYDASFIYHKFWRVDGKQNIGSSGINAVVDDGGISRPLVQGEKDLGQEMDVVVTKYFKQGLLPASISQSIDEPSALVRLRAGVFKPGDAYGKEADSYMHRAFVDVIWRY is encoded by the coding sequence ATGACGCTCAACCCCTTCGTGAAAGCCGGCATCGGCCTGAGCTTCGCCCTGCTGTGGTCGATGCCGACCCTGGCGGCGGAAACCGCGCAGAAGAACTTCGGCCTCGACGTGAAGATCACCGGCCAGTCCGAGGACGACCGCGACCTGGGCACCCGCTCCGGCGGCGACGTCAACGGCCTGGGCCTGGACCTGCGCCCCTGGGTGTACGGCGAGCGCGGCAACTGGAGCGCCTTCGCCATGGGCCAGGCGGTGGCCGCCACCGACATCATCGAAACCGACACCCTGCGCCAGAACGACGACGGCACCACCAGCGACAACGGCGACGACAGCCGCAAGCCGGACAAGAGCTACCTGGCCATGCGCGAATTCTGGATCGGCTACAGCGGCCTGACCCCTTACCCCGGCGAGCAGCTGCGCTTCGGTCGCCAGCGCCTGCGCAGCGATGACGGCATGTGGCGCGACACCAACATCGAGGCGCTGAACTGGACCTTCGACACCACCCTGCTCAAGGCCGACCTTGGCGTTGCCCAGCGCTTCAGCGAATACCGCACCGACCTCACCGAACTGGCCCCCGAAGACAAGGACCGCAGCCATGTCTACGGCAACGTCGCCACGCAATGGACACCCGGCCACTGGGTTGGCCTGCGTGCCCACCACAGCCATGACGGCGGCAGCCTGAAGAGCCCCGGCGAAACCGTCGACGCCCTCGACAAGACCCGCACCGGCGACCTCACCTGGCTGGGCCTGGAGGCCAACAGCGACGCCTACAACTGGCGCAACGACCACACCGTCAACTACTGGGGCAGCGTCACCTGGCTGACCGGCGACCGCGATACCCTCAGCAGCCAGGCGGTCGGCAACGACCAGGTCGCCACCGGCAAGCAGAGCGGCGACGTCAACGCCTGGGCCACCGACCTCGGTATCCGCCTGCGCCTCGACCCGCAGTGGCAAGTCGGCGCGGCCTACGCCCGGGGCAGCGGCGGCGGCGGCAGCGACGGTTCGAACAATTTCGAGCAGACCGGCCTGGAGAGCAACCGCTCCAACTTCACCGGCACCCGCTCGCGGGTACACCGCTTCGGCGAAGCCTTCCGCGGCGAGCTGGGCAACCTGCAGGCGGCCACCCTGTTCGCCTCCTGGCAGCTGCGCGACGACTACGACGCCAGCTTCATCTACCACAAGTTCTGGCGCGTCGACGGCAAGCAGAACATCGGCTCCAGCGGCATCAACGCGGTGGTCGACGACGGCGGCATCAGCCGCCCGCTGGTGCAGGGCGAGAAAGACCTCGGCCAGGAAATGGACGTGGTCGTGACCAAGTACTTCAAGCAGGGTCTGCTGCCGGCCTCGATCAGCCAGTCGATCGACGAGCCGTCGGCCCTGGTGCGCCTGCGCGCCGGTGTGTTCAAGCCGGGCGACGCCTACGGCAAAGAGGCCGACTCGTACATGCACCGCGCCTTCGTCGACGTGATCTGGCGCTACTGA
- the algK gene encoding alginate biosynthesis TPR repeat lipoprotein AlgK, translated as MTSRHPDICGSRLAGDRVRSTRPADAAPALASRRQAGSHRDSLRLGACALAAAITLAGCAGLPDQRLANEALKRGDTATAERNYKALADLGYSDAQVGLADIQVSTRDPAKLKQAESTYRAAAATSPRAQARLGRLLVAKPDSTQAEREEAETLLKLAAQQGEANTLIPLAMLYLQYPQSFPKVNAQQQIDQWRAADNPEAGLAQVLLYRTQGTYDQHLGEVEKICKAALATTDICYVELATVYQKRAQPEQQAALLEQLKAAHARGAVPATRVDSVARVLADRSLGQTDEKTAKDLLEQVAPANPASWVSLAQLLYDFPELGDTDQLMAYIDKGREAEQPRAELLLGRLYYEGKTVPADAQKAQEHLQAAADAGEVSADYYLGQLYRRGYLGQVEPQKAVDHLLAAARGGQNSADYALAQLFSEGHGIRPAPTNAWVFAQLSQVNPTPQSSELLQQLDQQLTPDQRNQAQQLLAQEKQARGSMAQSANSTLAIEALQDEKEEVDAEDSL; from the coding sequence ATGACCAGCAGACACCCCGATATCTGTGGGAGCCGGCTTGCCGGCGATCGAGTGCGCAGCACTCGCCCAGCGGATGCAGCGCCTGCACTGGCCTCTCGCCGGCAAGCCGGCTCCCACAGGGACAGCTTGCGCCTGGGGGCATGCGCCCTGGCCGCCGCCATCACCTTGGCCGGCTGCGCCGGCCTGCCCGACCAGCGCCTGGCCAACGAAGCACTCAAGCGCGGCGACACCGCCACCGCCGAGCGCAACTACAAGGCCCTCGCCGACCTTGGCTACAGCGACGCCCAGGTCGGCCTGGCGGATATCCAGGTCAGCACCCGCGACCCGGCCAAGCTCAAGCAAGCCGAGTCCACCTACCGCGCCGCCGCCGCCACCTCGCCCCGTGCCCAGGCGCGCCTCGGCCGCCTGCTGGTGGCCAAGCCCGACAGCACCCAGGCCGAGCGCGAAGAGGCCGAGACCCTGCTCAAGCTCGCGGCGCAACAAGGTGAAGCGAATACCTTGATCCCGCTGGCGATGCTCTACCTGCAGTACCCGCAGAGCTTCCCCAAGGTCAACGCCCAACAGCAGATCGACCAGTGGCGCGCCGCCGACAACCCCGAGGCCGGCCTGGCCCAGGTGCTGCTGTACCGCACCCAGGGCACCTATGACCAGCACCTGGGCGAGGTGGAGAAGATCTGCAAGGCCGCGCTGGCCACTACCGACATCTGCTACGTGGAACTGGCCACCGTCTACCAGAAACGCGCCCAGCCCGAGCAGCAGGCCGCCCTACTGGAGCAGCTCAAGGCAGCCCATGCCCGCGGCGCCGTGCCGGCCACCCGGGTCGACAGCGTCGCCCGCGTGCTGGCCGACCGCAGCCTGGGCCAGACCGACGAGAAGACCGCCAAGGACTTGCTCGAGCAGGTCGCACCGGCGAACCCGGCATCCTGGGTGAGCCTGGCGCAGCTGCTCTACGACTTCCCCGAACTGGGCGACACCGACCAGCTGATGGCCTATATCGACAAGGGCCGCGAGGCAGAACAGCCCCGCGCCGAACTGCTGCTGGGCCGGCTCTACTACGAAGGCAAGACCGTGCCCGCCGACGCGCAGAAGGCCCAGGAGCACCTGCAGGCCGCCGCCGACGCCGGCGAAGTCAGCGCAGACTACTACCTCGGCCAGCTGTACCGCCGCGGTTACCTGGGCCAGGTCGAGCCGCAAAAGGCCGTCGACCACCTGCTCGCCGCCGCCCGTGGTGGCCAGAACAGCGCCGACTACGCCCTGGCCCAGCTGTTCAGCGAAGGCCACGGTATCCGCCCGGCGCCGACCAATGCCTGGGTGTTCGCGCAACTCTCCCAGGTCAACCCGACCCCACAGTCGAGCGAGCTGCTGCAACAGCTCGACCAGCAGCTCACGCCCGACCAGCGCAATCAGGCCCAGCAACTGCTGGCGCAGGAAAAGCAGGCACGCGGCAGCATGGCCCAGAGCGCCAACAGCACCCTGGCCATCGAAGCGCTGCAGGACGAGAAAGAAGAAGTAGACGCCGAGGATTCGCTATGA
- a CDS encoding alginate biosynthesis protein Alg44 produces the protein MNTAVNVNVVHESEAQRQHARVRIPAKLRYLDGNREPHEVKVDDLSAGGLSFHAKKPLPEGEVLRGRLQFVVDNLGLSMDVELLVRTSSRETARTGAEFQNLEPRDIATLRHIITSHLSGELISVGDVLSTLQRDNFTKARKQKDGGSGLSAFGRLRAVTVTAGVFVVGLVAFGFVAKSLYGLYFVSHAEAGVVAVPTTNVTMPRDGSVQSLVENGASVAKGAPLATFNTSMLDLLKGHLDDAQLEPAKVEELFGKQLSGTLTSPCDCVVSRQLVDDGQYASKGQPVFALIPRTSTPTIEARFSYRQFDEVKPGTRVNFQIAGEDEVRSGRITGSSSLDTDNLASDIRVQIKPDGGLPAELAGRPASVNSDRGPSLNWLIDKAVARGL, from the coding sequence ATGAATACCGCCGTGAACGTCAATGTCGTGCATGAATCCGAAGCGCAGCGCCAGCATGCCCGGGTGCGCATTCCCGCCAAGCTGCGCTACCTGGACGGCAACCGCGAGCCGCACGAGGTGAAGGTTGACGACCTGTCCGCCGGGGGCCTGTCCTTCCACGCGAAAAAACCGCTGCCTGAAGGCGAAGTGCTGCGCGGTCGCCTGCAGTTCGTGGTCGACAACCTCGGCCTGTCGATGGACGTCGAACTGCTGGTGCGCACCAGCAGCCGCGAAACCGCTCGCACCGGCGCCGAGTTCCAGAACCTCGAACCGCGCGACATCGCCACCCTGCGCCATATCATCACCAGCCACCTGTCCGGCGAGCTGATCAGCGTCGGCGACGTGCTCAGCACCCTGCAGCGCGACAACTTCACCAAGGCGCGCAAACAGAAGGACGGGGGCTCGGGCCTGTCGGCCTTCGGCCGCCTGCGCGCGGTCACCGTCACCGCCGGGGTGTTCGTGGTCGGCCTGGTGGCCTTCGGCTTCGTCGCCAAGTCGCTGTATGGCCTGTACTTCGTCAGCCATGCCGAGGCCGGCGTGGTCGCGGTGCCCACCACCAACGTCACCATGCCCCGCGACGGCAGCGTGCAGAGCCTGGTGGAAAACGGCGCGAGCGTGGCCAAGGGCGCGCCACTGGCCACCTTCAACACCAGCATGCTCGATTTGCTCAAGGGCCACTTGGACGACGCGCAACTGGAGCCGGCCAAGGTCGAGGAACTGTTCGGCAAGCAGCTCTCCGGCACCCTCACCAGCCCGTGCGACTGTGTGGTCTCGCGCCAGCTGGTGGATGACGGCCAGTACGCCAGCAAGGGCCAGCCGGTGTTCGCGCTGATCCCACGTACCAGCACCCCGACCATCGAGGCGCGCTTCAGCTACCGCCAGTTCGATGAAGTGAAACCGGGCACCCGGGTCAACTTCCAGATCGCCGGCGAGGATGAAGTGCGCAGCGGCCGGATCACCGGTAGCTCGAGCCTGGACACCGACAACCTGGCCTCCGATATCCGCGTGCAGATCAAGCCCGACGGCGGCCTGCCGGCCGAGCTCGCCGGCCGCCCGGCCTCGGTCAACAGCGACCGTGGCCCGTCGCTGAACTGGCTGATCGACAAGGCCGTGGCCCGCGGGCTGTAA
- a CDS encoding glycosyltransferase family 2 protein — protein sequence MQRFQTVLLQCAGWLLYMSLLMLIALALPSDIFDSQSKHFIFLVGAVGIWRYSMGATHFIRGMIFLYLVYPYLRRKVQKLGKAADPSHVYLMVTSFRIDALTTAQVYSSVIREAIDCGFPTTVVCSLVEKSDELLVKSLWAKYNPPGHVTLDIVRIAGTGKRDGLAYGFRAISRMLPDENAVVAVIDGDTVLAEGVVRKTVPWFKLYPNVGGLTTNEFCEVRGGYIMSEWHKLRFAQRHINMCSMALSKRVLTMTGRMSMFRASVVTNPEFIADVESDSLMHWRLGRFKFLTGDDKSSWFSLMRLGYDTFYVPDAAINTVEHPPEKSFIKASRKLMYRWYGNNLRQNSRALGLGLKRLGLFTSIVLLDQRVSMWTSLLGLTVAVIASFKFGLQFLLVYLLWIGITRLILTIMLLCSGHNVGPAYPLILYYNQIVGAVMKIYVFFRLDKQSWTRQPTALKRDLASFQQWFNTWSSRTMTFSAASIFVAVLFMVV from the coding sequence ATGCAAAGGTTCCAGACAGTGCTGTTGCAGTGCGCCGGCTGGCTGCTCTACATGAGCCTGCTCATGCTGATCGCCCTGGCCCTGCCCAGCGATATCTTCGATTCGCAGTCGAAGCACTTCATCTTCCTGGTCGGCGCTGTCGGCATCTGGCGCTACTCCATGGGCGCCACCCATTTCATCCGCGGCATGATCTTCCTGTACCTGGTCTACCCGTACCTGCGCCGCAAGGTGCAGAAGCTCGGCAAGGCCGCCGACCCGTCGCATGTGTACCTGATGGTCACCAGCTTCCGCATCGATGCGCTGACCACCGCCCAGGTCTACAGCTCGGTGATCCGCGAGGCGATCGACTGTGGCTTCCCCACCACGGTGGTCTGCTCGCTGGTGGAGAAGTCCGACGAGTTGCTGGTCAAGAGCCTGTGGGCCAAGTACAACCCGCCCGGGCACGTCACCCTGGACATCGTGCGCATCGCCGGCACCGGCAAGCGCGACGGCCTGGCCTATGGTTTCCGCGCCATCTCGCGGATGCTCCCGGACGAGAACGCCGTGGTCGCGGTGATCGACGGCGACACCGTGCTGGCCGAAGGTGTGGTGCGCAAGACCGTGCCGTGGTTCAAGCTCTACCCCAACGTCGGCGGCCTGACCACCAACGAGTTCTGCGAAGTGCGCGGCGGCTACATCATGAGCGAGTGGCACAAACTGCGCTTCGCCCAGCGCCATATCAACATGTGCTCGATGGCCCTGAGCAAGCGCGTGCTGACCATGACCGGGCGCATGTCGATGTTCCGCGCAAGCGTAGTGACCAACCCCGAGTTCATCGCCGACGTCGAAAGCGACTCGCTGATGCACTGGCGCCTGGGCCGCTTCAAGTTCCTTACCGGCGACGACAAGTCCAGCTGGTTCAGCCTGATGCGCCTGGGCTACGACACCTTCTACGTGCCTGACGCGGCGATCAACACGGTCGAGCACCCGCCGGAGAAAAGCTTCATCAAGGCCAGCCGCAAACTGATGTACCGCTGGTACGGCAACAACCTGCGGCAGAACTCCCGCGCCCTGGGCCTGGGCCTCAAGCGCCTGGGGCTGTTCACCAGCATCGTCCTGCTCGACCAGCGCGTGTCGATGTGGACCAGCCTGCTGGGCCTGACCGTGGCGGTGATCGCCAGCTTCAAGTTCGGCCTGCAGTTCCTGCTGGTGTACCTGCTGTGGATCGGCATCACCCGCCTGATCCTCACCATCATGCTGCTGTGCTCGGGCCACAACGTAGGCCCCGCCTACCCGCTGATTCTCTATTACAACCAGATCGTCGGCGCGGTGATGAAGATCTACGTGTTCTTCCGCCTCGACAAGCAGTCCTGGACCCGCCAGCCCACTGCCCTGAAGCGCGACCTCGCAAGTTTTCAACAATGGTTCAACACCTGGTCCTCGCGGACCATGACCTTCTCGGCCGCGAGCATCTTCGTCGCCGTGCTGTTCATGGTCGTGTGA
- a CDS encoding nucleotide sugar dehydrogenase produces the protein MRISIFGLGYVGAVCAGCLSARGHDVIGVDVSGTKIDLINKGKSPIVEPGLEELLQQGIANGRLRGTTDFAEAIRASDVSMICVGTPSKKNGDLGLEYIESVCREIGYVLRDTSRRHTIVVRSTVLPGTVKNVVIPILEDCSGKKAGVDFGVAVNPEFLRESTAIKDYDHPPMTVIGELDSASGDVLQALYEELDAPVIRKPIEVAEMIKYTCNVWHATKVTFANEIGNIAKAVGVDGRDVMDVVCQDKVLNLSQYYMRPGFAFGGSCLPKDVRALTYRASSLDVKAPLLDSLMRSNESQVQNAFDIIESHDKRKVALLGLSFKAGTDDLRESPLVELAERLIGKGYQLDIYDQNVEYARVHGANKEYIESKIPHVSSLLNANFEQVVNDADIIVLGNRDEKFRALAQQAPAGKQVIDLVGFMSKPTCTTSRTEGICW, from the coding sequence ATGCGTATCAGCATCTTTGGTTTGGGTTATGTGGGTGCAGTCTGTGCAGGTTGCCTGTCGGCACGAGGCCATGACGTGATTGGGGTGGACGTGTCCGGCACCAAGATCGACCTGATCAACAAGGGCAAGTCGCCCATCGTCGAACCGGGCCTGGAAGAGTTGCTGCAGCAAGGCATCGCCAATGGCCGTCTGCGCGGCACCACCGACTTCGCCGAAGCCATCCGCGCCAGCGATGTGTCGATGATCTGCGTCGGCACGCCGAGCAAGAAGAACGGCGACCTGGGCCTGGAGTACATCGAGTCGGTGTGCCGCGAGATCGGCTACGTGCTACGCGACACCTCCCGCCGTCACACCATCGTGGTGCGCAGCACCGTGCTGCCGGGCACCGTCAAGAACGTGGTGATCCCGATCCTCGAAGACTGCTCGGGCAAGAAGGCCGGTGTCGACTTCGGCGTGGCGGTCAACCCCGAGTTCCTGCGTGAAAGCACCGCGATCAAGGACTACGACCACCCACCGATGACCGTCATCGGCGAACTGGACAGCGCCAGCGGCGACGTCCTGCAAGCCCTGTACGAAGAACTCGATGCCCCGGTGATCCGCAAGCCGATCGAAGTGGCCGAGATGATCAAGTACACCTGCAACGTCTGGCACGCGACCAAGGTCACCTTCGCCAACGAGATCGGCAACATCGCCAAGGCGGTCGGCGTCGATGGCCGCGACGTGATGGACGTGGTCTGCCAGGACAAGGTGCTCAACCTGTCGCAGTACTACATGCGCCCCGGCTTCGCCTTCGGTGGCTCGTGCCTGCCCAAGGACGTGCGCGCCCTCACCTATCGCGCCTCGAGCCTGGACGTGAAGGCGCCGCTGCTCGACTCGCTGATGCGCAGCAACGAATCCCAGGTGCAGAACGCCTTCGACATCATCGAAAGCCACGACAAGCGCAAGGTCGCCCTGCTGGGTCTTTCGTTCAAGGCCGGCACCGACGACCTGCGCGAAAGCCCGCTGGTGGAGCTGGCCGAGCGCCTGATCGGCAAGGGCTACCAGCTGGACATCTACGACCAGAACGTCGAGTACGCCCGGGTACACGGTGCCAACAAGGAATACATCGAATCGAAGATTCCGCATGTGTCCTCCTTGCTCAATGCCAACTTCGAGCAGGTGGTGAACGACGCCGACATCATCGTGCTGGGCAACCGTGACGAGAAATTCCGTGCCCTGGCCCAACAGGCGCCGGCCGGCAAGCAAGTGATCGACCTGGTCGGTTTCATGAGCAAGCCGACCTGCACCACCAGCCGCACCGAAGGCATCTGCTGGTAA